From the genome of Deinococcus betulae:
CAGTTGTTGGTGCCGGCGCCGCAATTGGCGCGGCCCTGCGTTCCGCGTCCCAGTTGCCCATTCGTGTCGTCGCCCCAGCTGTAGAGCGCGCCGCCTTCGGCAATCGCCAGCGACTGGTTCTGGTTAAAGGCCAGCGCCACGAAGGGGGCCGGCGCCGTGATGGCGGTGGGGCTGACCGGGTGATCGGCCGAGGCCGCCAGCGTGGTCGTCTTGCCCAGCCCAGTCTGGCCGAAGTTGTTGCGGCCCCAGGTGTACAGCGCGCCGCCCTTCAGCGCCCCCGAGTGAGACCCGGCGGCCGCCACGCTGCGCCCCAGGGCAATCTCGGCCTGAGCGGCGGCTGTCTCGCCCTGATTATCGGTGGCGGTCAGGGTGATGGTGTTCGTGCCAGCCTTCAGCGGCACGGTGACGGTATATGCAGTGCCGTTCAGGGTGGCGGCGTGGCTCTTGCCGTTCACCTGGGCCGTGACGCTTTGAAGGCTTCCGTCGCTGTCCGACGCCTGGCCCGTCAGGGTCACCTGCGTGCGCTGCACGGTGGCCGCCGGGGCAGTCAGGCTCAGGGTGGGCGGGGTGTTGACGACGGTACCGCAGGCGCTCAGGGCCAGCGTGAGGGCAGCAAAGGTGGGGAGAAAAGGGCGCATAGAAACTCCTGGCTGGCCGCTCGGTGGCCAGTCCTTGAAAGGTAGTGATTGAGGTGACTGAACAGAAGGGAGGCAGGGTCTGATATGGATTCCGTCTGGTTCGTTGATACAGGGGAAGATCGCCACTGTGTCAACTCCACGCCCGGAACCCGTTTGTCTCCTCCCCTCTCTGCTCGGATTCAGTCGTTTTTGTCAACGGTTGAACCGGCGTCCATCTGAAGTCTGCTCCGCCTAAAGGAGAGAAAGGGGGCGGCTTAGGGCGACAAAGCCGCCCCTTTGCGCTTGCGGGCCAGTTCGCGCTCCTTGATGGTTTCGGCGGCAAAGAAAGACCCGATCACGGCGGCCACCGACAGCACCTGTAGCAGCACACCTTCCCAGGTGGCGTGCAGACCCAGCCACAGCCCCGCCCAGCCAGGAAAGGCAATGGGCAGGGGATGCACGGGCAGCCAGCCCACCAGTTGCAGCGTGTGAACTGTGTTGCCGACCATCACGCCCAGGACGGCGCAAATCAGCATGCCGGTCCAGACCAGCAGCTTTTTCATGGGCAGTCGCGCCTGCCACCTAAAGACCAGGGCGCCGACGCCCAGCACCGCCCCTAGCCCCAGCGCTGTGCCTGACAGCACCGCCCCCGGCCCGGCCTGCAGTACCAGCGACTGCAGGAACAGCACGGTCTCGAAGCCCTCACGGTAGATAGAGGTAAAGCCCAGCACCGCCAGGCCCCACCACTGGGCGCGCAGCGCGGGGCCGCCGTGCGTCAGTTCGTGTTTGTGCTTCTGAAAACTGGCCATACGGTCCGTCCAGTACACCTGATGGAAAAACCAGTTCATGATGAGCAGCAGCACGGCGATGGCCACAAGACTGACCACTGCTTCCAGCTTCTCGCCGTAGCGCCCCAGCAGCGACAGAGTGCGCTGCATGACCAGCCAGGTGGCGACGGTGGCCACCCCGGCCCCCGCTGCGCCCAGCCACATGGGACGGCGCAGCCGCACCAGATGCCCTTTGCGCAGGCTGCCCATCAGGGCCGCCAGAATCAGCACCGCTTCCAGGCCTTCGCGAAAGACGATGATGCCCGCGTTCGTGGCGATAGAG
Proteins encoded in this window:
- a CDS encoding Ig-like domain-containing protein; this translates as MRPFLPTFAALTLALSACGTVVNTPPTLSLTAPAATVQRTQVTLTGQASDSDGSLQSVTAQVNGKSHAATLNGTAYTVTVPLKAGTNTITLTATDNQGETAAAQAEIALGRSVAAAGSHSGALKGGALYTWGRNNFGQTGLGKTTTLAASADHPVSPTAITAPAPFVALAFNQNQSLAIAEGGALYSWGDDTNGQLGRGTQGRANCGAGTNNCRLDIGKVAGLPAAAQVSAGYSHTLVLAEDGGVWAFGLNSSG